From Akkermansiaceae bacterium, one genomic window encodes:
- a CDS encoding BlaI/MecI/CopY family transcriptional regulator, which produces MWDEESDESLSRRERQVIGIVMKRGRVSAREIGEDLPDPPTYSAVRSILRLLVEKGMLVKEQEAGRDWFSLPVNAGKAKVGALRGMVRKFFNNSAPEAAMALLGQKNLKLTAEEADRLMKLIGEARKK; this is translated from the coding sequence ATGTGGGATGAGGAATCTGACGAATCATTGAGCCGCCGCGAGCGGCAGGTCATCGGCATCGTGATGAAGCGCGGGCGTGTCTCCGCCCGGGAAATCGGGGAGGATCTGCCGGACCCGCCGACGTATTCGGCGGTGCGGTCGATCCTGCGCCTGCTGGTGGAGAAGGGGATGCTGGTGAAGGAACAGGAGGCGGGGAGGGATTGGTTCAGCCTGCCGGTGAACGCGGGCAAGGCGAAGGTGGGGGCGCTGCGCGGCATGGTGAGGAAGTTTTTCAACAACTCCGCGCCGGAGGCGGCGATGGCGCTGCTGGGACAGAAGAACCTGAAGCTCACGGCGGAGGAGGCGGACCGGCTCATGAAACTCATCGGGGAGGCGCGGAAAAAATGA